TACGGTGCCCAACATGTCCAGAAGCATTATTCCGGTGGTGCAGCCAGACGGAACCACGGATTTCAGGGCGGTATCCATCAGTAACTCGGAGTTGGCGTTATCGGTGTCACAGGCGGTGGGCGCCACAGGCGGGCAGTTCTTCATCACCTCGCAGAGCCAACGCTTCGACGACTTCAACCAGAACCAGCGCCGCTATAACACCTTCCCGGCCATTATTGGGTTCAGTCAGCCTGTTTTCGGCTACAATCAGCTGGCCTGGGCCAAAAAGATTGAACCTCTACGCTTTGAAGAAGCCGAGCGCCAATACCTGGAAGACCGTGAGAACCTGGCCACAACTGCCACGCAGCGCTTCTTTGAGGTACTCCTGCAACAGGTAAACCATGACATCGCGTCCAAAAACGTGGCCAACAACCAGGCCCTGTTCAAGGTAGCCGAAGAGAAATATCGCCTGGGCCGATTATCCAGAAACGAATTGCTTCAACTCAAACTGAGCCTCATGAACGCCCAACTGGCACAAGCCGAGGCCAGCACTGAATTGAAGACCGCTACCATGCAGTTTGCCGCCTACGTGGGCTTGCCGCAGGGCGAAAAAATAACGGTCTTAGCCCCAGAAGAAGCACCTGTCTTGTTAGTGGACGAGCAGGCCGCTCTGGACCAGGCAAAGCAAAACCGCAAAGAGCGTTTCCAGAACCAACGCAAAGTATTGCAGGCCCAAGAGGACGTGGCCGAGGCCCGGGGCAAGGGCGGGTTCAACGCCAATCTGTACGCTACCTTCGGGCTCACCAAAAGCGCCAATAACTTCACTGAGAGCTTTACCCAACCCGAAAATCAGCAGCAGGTGACCCTAGGTTTTAGTGTACCGCTGGTAGACTGGGGCCAACAGAAAGGCCGCGTGAAAACCGCGCAAGCCCAGTTGCAACTCACTCAGTACACCGTGGAGCAGGAACAGACCGCCTTTGAGCAGAGCGTTTTGACCCAGGTGAACCAGATAGAATTGCTGAAAGAACGCCTACGCATCACGGCGGCCGCCGATTCCATTGGGCAAGAGCGCTATGACATCACCAAGGCCACATTTCTGGTGGGCCGCATCAGCATCACAGACCTAAACATTGCCCTGCAGGAGAAAGACCAGGCCCGTCGCGCCTTTATCTCCGCGTTGCAGGATTTCTGGGTCGCCTATTACCGCCTTCGGGCCCTTACTTTATATGACTTTGAACGCGGCCAGCCGCTGCTGGCCAAAGAGTAATCATTTTGAGCCTCTTTTCCGGAAAACAGGCCCAAAAGGGAAAATGATAAGTACGCATTGTAAAAGTAGGGGCAATCTCTTGTGGTTGCCCTAACACGGGAGCCACCGCAAAGGGCAACCACAAGTGCCCCTACCTTGGGAACACCTTTACCAGCAAACATTAATCATTGCCCAACCAAGGGGACGAAGAATAAAATAGCACATTAAAAAACATTAGCACATTAGACTATGATCCAGTTATCTAACATTGAAAAAGTCTACCGCACCAAGACCATAGAGACGGTAGCCCTCAACTGCGTGAACCTTCACGTGGAACGCGGCGAGTTTGTGTCCATCATGGGCCCGTCGGGCTGCGGGAAATCCACGCTGCTCAACATCATGGGTTTGCTGGACGAGCCTTCTGCCGGGCAGGTGGTCATTGACGGCAAGCCCGTGAAAACCCATAGTGACAAACAGCTGGCCAAGCTTAGAAATGAGAAGATCGGGTTTGTGTTCCAGAGCTACCATCTCATCCATGACCTTTCGGTAGTGGACAACGTGGAGTTGCCTTTGCTGTACCGCCAC
This Rufibacter radiotolerans DNA region includes the following protein-coding sequences:
- a CDS encoding TolC family protein: MKRTLLSSLLATLVFLTHLAHAQQGNAGRLLTLQETIDLALTSSIAAKQTATNKTSSYWQYRTFKANYLPQLSLAGTVPNMSRSIIPVVQPDGTTDFRAVSISNSELALSVSQAVGATGGQFFITSQSQRFDDFNQNQRRYNTFPAIIGFSQPVFGYNQLAWAKKIEPLRFEEAERQYLEDRENLATTATQRFFEVLLQQVNHDIASKNVANNQALFKVAEEKYRLGRLSRNELLQLKLSLMNAQLAQAEASTELKTATMQFAAYVGLPQGEKITVLAPEEAPVLLVDEQAALDQAKQNRKERFQNQRKVLQAQEDVAEARGKGGFNANLYATFGLTKSANNFTESFTQPENQQQVTLGFSVPLVDWGQQKGRVKTAQAQLQLTQYTVEQEQTAFEQSVLTQVNQIELLKERLRITAAADSIGQERYDITKATFLVGRISITDLNIALQEKDQARRAFISALQDFWVAYYRLRALTLYDFERGQPLLAKE